The Drosophila teissieri strain GT53w chromosome X, Prin_Dtei_1.1, whole genome shotgun sequence genome has a segment encoding these proteins:
- the LOC122623827 gene encoding regulatory protein zeste yields MSAQGEGGGAGGSGGGGAGSDGGGNAGQSSTGSGTVVVTNGGNSSAKNQLPLTPRFTAEEKEVLYSLFHLHEEVIDIKHRKKQRNKYSVRETWDKIVKDFNSHPHVSAMRNIKQIQKFWLNSRLRKQYPYRDGTSSNLSSGSAKISSVSVSVASAVPQQQQQHHQQHDSVKVEPEYQISPDASEHNPQADTFDEIEMDANDVSEIDEDPMEQQQQQQQEAQAQAQAQAQAQAQVQSAAAEMQKMQQVNAVAVAAAAAANATMINTHQINVDQISAEKLTLNDLLHFKTARPREEIILQIKHPSEATATQIHTIPTQAQQHPMATITAGGYNQQIISEIKPQQITLAQYQAQQQQQAQAQAQAQAQAQAQAQAQAQAQAQAQQLAQQQLAQHQQLAAAVQVHHQQQQQQQAAVAVQQQQQAAAAAAVKMQLTAATPTFTFSALPTVTAATTVPTAVPVPVATASSTSGNSGAVNTSTASSVSINNTSLGGGGGNGAANSSAVAADSFEERMNYFKIREAELRCKEQQLSTEAKRIELNKAQDELKYMREVHRLRVEELKMKIRILQKEEEQLRKCSNS; encoded by the exons ATGTCGGCGCAGGGTGAAGGGGGCGGTGCTGGCGGaagcggtggcggtggcgctGGTTCGGATGGCGGCGGCAATGCTGGGCAAAGCTCCACTGGGAGTGGCACAGTGGTGGTGACCAACGGTGGCAACTCGTCCGCCAAAAACCAGCTGCCTCTCACCCCGCGCTTCACCGCCGAGGAAAAGGAGGTCCTGTACTCCCTGTTCCATCTGCACGAGGAGGTCATCGACATCAAGCATCGCAAGAAGCAGCGCAACAAGTACTCCGTCCGCGAAACATGGGATAAGATCGTCAAGGACTTCAACTCGCACCCACATGTGAGCGCAATGCGGAACATCAAGCAGATCCAGAAATTTTGGCTCAACTCCAG acTTCGCAAACAGTATCCGTACAGGGATGGTACCTCCTCAAATCTCAGCTCTGGTAGCGCCAAGATCAGCTCGGTATCCGTATCTGTCGCATCGGCGgtgccccagcagcagcaacagcatcaccagcagcacgACAGCGTCAAGGTGGAACCCGAGTACCAGATTAGTCCCGATGCCTCCGAGCACAATCCCCAGGCGGACACATTCGACGAGATCGAGATGGATGCTAACGATGTGAGCGAGATCGACGAGGACCcgatggagcagcagcagcagcagcagcaggaggctCAAGCCCAAGCCCAGGCCCAGGCCCAGGCTCAGGCCCAAGTGCAATCCGCCGCCGCCGAAATGCAGAAGATGCAACAGGTGAACgcggtggcagtggctgcggcggcggcggccaatgCCACCATGATCAACACCCACCAGATCAACGTGGACCAGATCAGTGCTGAGAAACTGACTCTGAATGATCTACTGCATTTTAAGACCGCTCGCCCGCGCGAGGAGATTATATTGCAGATTAAGCACCCATCAGAAGCTACCG CCACCCAGATCCATACAATACCCACCCAGGCGCAACAGCATCCAATGGCCACAATCACCGCCGGCGGCTACAATCAGCAGATCATTAGCGAGATCAAGCCGCAGCAGATCACTTTGGCCCAGTACCAggctcagcagcagcagcaggcccaAGCGCAGGCTCAAGCTCAAGCGCAGGCTCAGGCGCAAGCGCAGGCACAGGCCCAGGCTCAGGCACAGGCCCAACAGCTTGCCCAGCAGCAACTGGCTCAACATCAGCAACTGGCCGCCGCCGTCCAAGtgcatcaccagcagcagcagcaacaacaggcgGCCGTTGCCgtccaacagcaacaacaggcagcagcggcggcggcggttaAGATGCAACTAACTGCCGCCACGCCCACGTTCACCTTCAGCGCCCTGCCCACAGTTACGGCTGCCACGACGGTGCCCACGGCGGTTCCAGTGCCCGTGGCCACTGCATCATCGACATCTGGGAACTCAGGGGCGGTCAACACATCAACGGCCTCCTCCGTGAGTATCAACAACACCAGCCtgggcggaggaggaggaaacgGAGCCGCCAATTCATCTGCTGTCGCTGCGGACAGCTTCGAAGAGCGAATGAACTACTTCAAGATCCGCGAGGCCGAACTGCGCTGCAAAGAGCAGCAGCTGTCCACGGAGGCCAAGCGCATAGAACTCAACAAGGCGCAGGATGAACTCAAGTACATGAGGGAGGTGCATCGACTTCGAGTCGAGGAGCTCAAGATGAAGATACGCATCCTGCAGAAAGAGGAGGAACAGCTGCGGAAGTGCTCCAATTCATGA
- the LOC122623826 gene encoding interference hedgehog isoform X2 — protein MAEFRLVLVILLMTTSICTLQASDSNSSVATTLGVLFERAPESAVAPKGDEVVFECELNLKPDRLEWRFRRSDSAEPYRYLRPAAGYNVTSGSDGLAWRLRIYVTAQAAGDYQCVAWYGPGALASTPARLALVSIALDGGQGSMAARSSIRWSVAPKNCLLIRCGSVVSNPPAIWSFYRNGKKLPQSELLAGAAGALVLDTVTAKDAGNYSCVATNSITGDELRLPQTIELRVDYTDRTPPYFLQRPPTEYSARPGETVVLECPGVGSPRPRVIWSSPNVVGIYNNRSNILPYGLQITDVRPEDQGSYICMLDNGIAPPIDHTIKLSVLQRPTILRGPAATLTNESNPLLLDCSASGNPQPDIYWLINGEDATKDPEAVVDNRSLQLKRVQKRHAGVVQCFAKNILGEISEGNILRVNPLEITGEDEEPLGGVPVWPVHESNSGMGSSSTPAGGSKNKSGRRKFKASMVPPSRPNVTRLSDESVMLRWSVPQNSGLQITFFKVQYRKLGDGKNRRENWQTTSDNIPYGNAHAHGSGPGQGNGHWRARNRDREYEMGNPPKNFTSSVTGLTAGKYYRFRIVAVYSNNDNKEGNTSLKFFLQNGTAQSDLPVPELRMVETLSESALVLHWSSPENEDIDGYYVYYRPADSAAEYLKATVDGARSRSFKMDLLRPGTAYEFKLQSFNSDAASEFSAIRQARTRKAHEQPASSSSTPVPANKTVDQHQNSVYPVIAGAAGGGILLLIASLVVCLCLKRRENTQPEDENKPQLEHIQADFVTSAVLGVGGHHKSGDVRRLNGVIPRMNITPNPLAQETASDKNNTGLHQNGLHHAQPYHPPGTPTLMHKRLDYHQQPPPVPPHSAYYQQAPTHQPSPMMERSVRGHQQPGGYHLEEGTPTPTRIPSLRRQRRTSGNQQVHNSHSNLNISLSHHNNNNNLPPHHQHLHHHPGHPGGLVGIPIVPGSPRVQRSPMPSRAMIKRTRLGSHTDNISSGSLNSIEV, from the exons ATGGCTGAATTCAGGCTAGTTCTGGTTATCCTACTGATGACCACGAGCATCTGCACACTTCAAGCCAGCGACAGTAATTCCTCCGTGGCAACCACCTTGGGCGTTCTGTTTGAGCGGGCTCCCGAATCGGCGGTGGCCCCCAAAGGAGATGAGGTGGTCTTCGAGTGCGAGCTGAATCTCAAACCAGATCGCCTGGAGTGGCGATTCAGACGCAGTGATTCCGCGGAGCCCTATCGATACCTGAGACCCGCGGCTGGCTACAACGTGACCAGCGGCAGCGATGGTCTTGCCTGGCGACTGCGCATCTATGTGACTGCCCAAGCGGCAGGAGACTACCAGTGTGTGGCTTGGTATGGCCCAGGAGCACTGGCTTCCACGCCAGCCCGCTTGGCCTTGGTCTCGATTGCATTGGACGGAGGCCAGGGATCCATGGCAGCTAGAAGTTCCATACGCTGGAGTGTGGCGCCCAAGAACTGCCTGCTCATACGTTGCGGCAGCGTAGTGTCCAATCCGCCGGCCATTTGGAGCTTCTACAGGAACGGAAAGAAGCTACCGCAATCGGAACTGCTTGCTGGCGCTGCGGGGGCCTTGGTTTTGGACACGGTCACCGCCAAGGATGCGGGTAACTACTCGTGCGTGGCCACGAACTCCATAACAGGCGATGAGCTTAGGCTCCCCCAAACTATCGAGTTAAGAGTGGACTACACCGACAGGACGCCGCCGTACTTTCTACAACGTCCACCCACCGAGTACTCGGCTCGTCCGGGAGAAACGGTGGTGCTCGAGTGTCCTGGCGTGGGATCCCCGCGACCCAGGGTCATTTGGAGTAGTCCCAACGTGGTTGGGATCTACAACAACAGAAGCAACATCCTGCCCTACGGCTTGCAAATCACCGATGTGCGGCCCGAGGATCAGGGTTCCTATATCTGCATGCTGGACAATGGCATTGCACCACCCATCGATCACACCATCAAGTTGAGTGTTCTGCAGCGCCCCACAATCCTCAGAGGACCTGCCGCCACTCTGACGAACGAGAGCAACCCCTTGCTACTGGATTGCTCCGCCTCGGGGAATCCCCAACCCGATATCTACTGGCTCATAAACGGGGAGGATGCCACCAAAGATCCGGAGGCCGTGGTGGATAACCGGAGTCTGCAGCTGAAGCGAGTGCAAAAGCGCCACGCTGGCGTGGTTCAGTGCTTCGCCAAGAACATCTTGGGAGAG ATAAGCGAGGGAAACATTCTGCGTGTGAATCCCCTGGAAATCACTGGCGAGGATGAGGAACCCCTCGGAGGAGTGCCCGTGTGGCCAGTCCATGAATCGAACAGTGGAATGGGGTCCTCGTCAACTCCAGCTGGTGGCTCCAAGAACAAGAGCGGCAGGCGAAAGTTTAAAG CGAGCATGGTGCCGCCATCGCGACCGAATGTCACCAGGCTGTCGGACGAGTCCGTAATGCTGCGCTGGAGTGTGCCACAAAACTCTGGACTCCAGATCACCTTCTTTAAGGTGCAGTATCGCAAATTGGGCGACGGGAAGAATCGGCGAGAAAACTGGCAGACGACCAGCGACAACATTCCGTACGGAAACGCCCATGCCCACGGATCCGGACCTGGACAGGGAAACGGTCACTGGCGGGCGCGGAACCGGGACAGGGAGTATGAGATGGGCAATCCGCCCAAGAACTTCACCTCCTCCGTTACGGGACTGACCGCCGGCAAGTACTACCGCTTCCGGATCGTGGCGGTGTACtccaacaacgacaacaaggAGGGCAACACCTCGCTCAAGTTTTTCCTGCAGAATGGAACCGCCCAGTCGGATCTGCCAGTGCCAGAACTGCGCATGGTGGAGACCCTCTCCGAGTCGGCCTTGGTGCTCCATTGGTCGTCGCCAGAAAATGAGGATATAGACGGGTACTATGTCTACTACAGGCCAGCGGACTCAGCAGCGGAATATTTAAAGGCCACGGTGGATGgcgcaaggagcaggagcttcAAAATGGACCTTCTTCGTCCAGGAACCGCCTATGAGTTCAAATTGCAATCGTTCAACTCCGACGCAGCCTCTGAATTCAGTGCAATTCGGCAAGCCAGGACCAGAA AAGCCCATGAGCAGCCTGCTTCATCTTCGTCGACGCCAGTGCCAGCCAACAAGACAGTGGACCAGCATCAGAACTCCGTGTATCCAGTGATCGCAGGAGCCGCCGGCGGAGGCATTCTACTGCTCATTGCCTCGCTGGTGGTCTGTCTATGCCTAAAGAGGCGGGAAAACACTCAACCGGAGG ATGAAAACAAACCGCAATTGGAGCACATCCAAGCGGACTTTGTTACCTCCGCCGTCCTGGGAGTTGGTGGTCACCACAAGAGTGGCGATGTGAGGCGCCTCAACGGAGTGATTCCGCGGATGAACATCACGCCCAATCCGCTGGCCCAGGAAACGGCATCCGATAAG AACAACACTGGCCTGCACCAGAATGGCCTGCACCACGCACAGCCGTACCATCCGCCTGGCACGCCCACCTTGATGCACAAGCGACTGGACTACCaccagcagccgccgccggtGCCTCCACACTCGGCCTACTACCAGCAGGCACCCACGCACCAGCCCTCGCCGATGATGGAGCGCAGTGTCAGGGGTCACCAGCAGCCAGGTGGCTACCATCTGGAGGAGGGCACACCCACGCCAACCAGGATCCCATCTCTGCGGCGACAGCGACGCACCTCGGGCAACCAGCAGGTGcacaacagccacagcaaTCTCAATATTAGCCTGAGTcatcacaacaacaacaacaacctgCCGCCGCACCACCAGCATCTGCACCACCATCCCGGCCACCCGGGTGGCCTGGTGGGCATACCCATCGTACCAGGGAGTCCCAGAGTCCAGAGATCGCCGATGCCGAGCAGGGCGATGATCAAGAGGACGCGACTGGGCAGCCACACGGACAACATCTCGTCGGGCAGTCTGAACAGTATTGAGGTGTGA
- the LOC122623223 gene encoding 40S ribosomal protein S12, mitochondrial, with the protein MNFLRQSFGITKQLASQAIQSSYETAIRGMASLQQMHRSGPHVKTRPPRQPLDGKPFAKGVVLKTLIKKPKKPNSANRKCVLVRLSTGKEMVAYIPGIGHNLQEHNIVLCRVGRLQDVPGVKLKAVRGVYDLAHVIKKGQ; encoded by the exons ATGAATTTCCTGCGGCAATCCTTTGGCATTACGAAACAGTTGGCTTCGCAGG CCATCCAGAGCAGCTATGAGACCGCCATCCGTGGCATGGCATCGCTGCAGCAGATGCACCGCAGCGGACCGCACGTAAAGACGCGACCGCCGCGCCAGCCGCTGGATGGAAAGCCCTTCGCCAAGGGCGTCGTCCTGAAGACGCTGATCAAGAAACCGAAGAAGCCGAACTCGGCCAACCGAAAGTGCGTGCTGGTGCGCCTGTCCACCGGCAAGGAGATGGTGGCCTACATACCCGGCATCGGGCACAACCTGCAGGAGCACAACATCGTGCTGTGCCGCGTGGGGCGACTGCAGGACGTGCCCGGCGTGAAGCTGAAGGCTGTGCGTGGCGTCTACGACTTGGCGCACGTCATCAAGAAGGGCCAATAG
- the LOC122623826 gene encoding interference hedgehog isoform X1 — MAEFRLVLVILLMTTSICTLQASDSNSSVATTLGVLFERAPESAVAPKGDEVVFECELNLKPDRLEWRFRRSDSAEPYRYLRPAAGYNVTSGSDGLAWRLRIYVTAQAAGDYQCVAWYGPGALASTPARLALVSIALDGGQGSMAARSSIRWSVAPKNCLLIRCGSVVSNPPAIWSFYRNGKKLPQSELLAGAAGALVLDTVTAKDAGNYSCVATNSITGDELRLPQTIELRVDYTDRTPPYFLQRPPTEYSARPGETVVLECPGVGSPRPRVIWSSPNVVGIYNNRSNILPYGLQITDVRPEDQGSYICMLDNGIAPPIDHTIKLSVLQRPTILRGPAATLTNESNPLLLDCSASGNPQPDIYWLINGEDATKDPEAVVDNRSLQLKRVQKRHAGVVQCFAKNILGEISEGNILRVNPLEITGEDEEPLGGVPVWPVHESNSGMGSSSTPAGGSKNKSGRRKFKASMVPPSRPNVTRLSDESVMLRWSVPQNSGLQITFFKVQYRKLGDGKNRRENWQTTSDNIPYGNAHAHGSGPGQGNGHWRARNRDREYEMGNPPKNFTSSVTGLTAGKYYRFRIVAVYSNNDNKEGNTSLKFFLQNGTAQSDLPVPELRMVETLSESALVLHWSSPENEDIDGYYVYYRPADSAAEYLKATVDGARSRSFKMDLLRPGTAYEFKLQSFNSDAASEFSAIRQARTRKAHEQPASSSSTPVPANKTVDQHQNSVYPVIAGAAGGGILLLIASLVVCLCLKRRENTQPEDENKPQLEHIQADFVTSAVLGVGGHHKSGDVRRLNGVIPRMNITPNPLAQETASDKNRNVMELRFLPPLANGNGNTNGNGNGNCIARDLALERPNAEEQQDEDGNEDDRGLPAVASSSCETLEACDAAIKLNLHHEPGQEQQDAQNAVLEAPSKPLPPLPKKPANGAGQNNTGLHQNGLHHAQPYHPPGTPTLMHKRLDYHQQPPPVPPHSAYYQQAPTHQPSPMMERSVRGHQQPGGYHLEEGTPTPTRIPSLRRQRRTSGNQQVHNSHSNLNISLSHHNNNNNLPPHHQHLHHHPGHPGGLVGIPIVPGSPRVQRSPMPSRAMIKRTRLGSHTDNISSGSLNSIEV; from the exons ATGGCTGAATTCAGGCTAGTTCTGGTTATCCTACTGATGACCACGAGCATCTGCACACTTCAAGCCAGCGACAGTAATTCCTCCGTGGCAACCACCTTGGGCGTTCTGTTTGAGCGGGCTCCCGAATCGGCGGTGGCCCCCAAAGGAGATGAGGTGGTCTTCGAGTGCGAGCTGAATCTCAAACCAGATCGCCTGGAGTGGCGATTCAGACGCAGTGATTCCGCGGAGCCCTATCGATACCTGAGACCCGCGGCTGGCTACAACGTGACCAGCGGCAGCGATGGTCTTGCCTGGCGACTGCGCATCTATGTGACTGCCCAAGCGGCAGGAGACTACCAGTGTGTGGCTTGGTATGGCCCAGGAGCACTGGCTTCCACGCCAGCCCGCTTGGCCTTGGTCTCGATTGCATTGGACGGAGGCCAGGGATCCATGGCAGCTAGAAGTTCCATACGCTGGAGTGTGGCGCCCAAGAACTGCCTGCTCATACGTTGCGGCAGCGTAGTGTCCAATCCGCCGGCCATTTGGAGCTTCTACAGGAACGGAAAGAAGCTACCGCAATCGGAACTGCTTGCTGGCGCTGCGGGGGCCTTGGTTTTGGACACGGTCACCGCCAAGGATGCGGGTAACTACTCGTGCGTGGCCACGAACTCCATAACAGGCGATGAGCTTAGGCTCCCCCAAACTATCGAGTTAAGAGTGGACTACACCGACAGGACGCCGCCGTACTTTCTACAACGTCCACCCACCGAGTACTCGGCTCGTCCGGGAGAAACGGTGGTGCTCGAGTGTCCTGGCGTGGGATCCCCGCGACCCAGGGTCATTTGGAGTAGTCCCAACGTGGTTGGGATCTACAACAACAGAAGCAACATCCTGCCCTACGGCTTGCAAATCACCGATGTGCGGCCCGAGGATCAGGGTTCCTATATCTGCATGCTGGACAATGGCATTGCACCACCCATCGATCACACCATCAAGTTGAGTGTTCTGCAGCGCCCCACAATCCTCAGAGGACCTGCCGCCACTCTGACGAACGAGAGCAACCCCTTGCTACTGGATTGCTCCGCCTCGGGGAATCCCCAACCCGATATCTACTGGCTCATAAACGGGGAGGATGCCACCAAAGATCCGGAGGCCGTGGTGGATAACCGGAGTCTGCAGCTGAAGCGAGTGCAAAAGCGCCACGCTGGCGTGGTTCAGTGCTTCGCCAAGAACATCTTGGGAGAG ATAAGCGAGGGAAACATTCTGCGTGTGAATCCCCTGGAAATCACTGGCGAGGATGAGGAACCCCTCGGAGGAGTGCCCGTGTGGCCAGTCCATGAATCGAACAGTGGAATGGGGTCCTCGTCAACTCCAGCTGGTGGCTCCAAGAACAAGAGCGGCAGGCGAAAGTTTAAAG CGAGCATGGTGCCGCCATCGCGACCGAATGTCACCAGGCTGTCGGACGAGTCCGTAATGCTGCGCTGGAGTGTGCCACAAAACTCTGGACTCCAGATCACCTTCTTTAAGGTGCAGTATCGCAAATTGGGCGACGGGAAGAATCGGCGAGAAAACTGGCAGACGACCAGCGACAACATTCCGTACGGAAACGCCCATGCCCACGGATCCGGACCTGGACAGGGAAACGGTCACTGGCGGGCGCGGAACCGGGACAGGGAGTATGAGATGGGCAATCCGCCCAAGAACTTCACCTCCTCCGTTACGGGACTGACCGCCGGCAAGTACTACCGCTTCCGGATCGTGGCGGTGTACtccaacaacgacaacaaggAGGGCAACACCTCGCTCAAGTTTTTCCTGCAGAATGGAACCGCCCAGTCGGATCTGCCAGTGCCAGAACTGCGCATGGTGGAGACCCTCTCCGAGTCGGCCTTGGTGCTCCATTGGTCGTCGCCAGAAAATGAGGATATAGACGGGTACTATGTCTACTACAGGCCAGCGGACTCAGCAGCGGAATATTTAAAGGCCACGGTGGATGgcgcaaggagcaggagcttcAAAATGGACCTTCTTCGTCCAGGAACCGCCTATGAGTTCAAATTGCAATCGTTCAACTCCGACGCAGCCTCTGAATTCAGTGCAATTCGGCAAGCCAGGACCAGAA AAGCCCATGAGCAGCCTGCTTCATCTTCGTCGACGCCAGTGCCAGCCAACAAGACAGTGGACCAGCATCAGAACTCCGTGTATCCAGTGATCGCAGGAGCCGCCGGCGGAGGCATTCTACTGCTCATTGCCTCGCTGGTGGTCTGTCTATGCCTAAAGAGGCGGGAAAACACTCAACCGGAGG ATGAAAACAAACCGCAATTGGAGCACATCCAAGCGGACTTTGTTACCTCCGCCGTCCTGGGAGTTGGTGGTCACCACAAGAGTGGCGATGTGAGGCGCCTCAACGGAGTGATTCCGCGGATGAACATCACGCCCAATCCGCTGGCCCAGGAAACGGCATCCGATAAG AACCGCAACGTGATGGAGCTGCGTTTCCTGCCGCCGCTGGcgaacggaaatggaaatacaaatggaaatggcaatggcaactgcATTGCCAGGGATCTAGCCCTGGAGCGGCCGAATGCGGAAGAGCAGCAGGATGAGGACGGAAACGAAGACGATAGGGGGCTTCCGGCGGTTGCCTCGTCCTCGTGCGAAACTTTGGAGGCCTGCGACGCTGCCATTAAACTGAATCTCCACCACGAACCcggccaggagcagcaggatgcTCAGAATGCGGTGCTGGAGGCGCCCAGCAAGCCGCTACCTCCGCTGCCAAAAAAACCAGCAAACGGCGCTGGCCAA AACAACACTGGCCTGCACCAGAATGGCCTGCACCACGCACAGCCGTACCATCCGCCTGGCACGCCCACCTTGATGCACAAGCGACTGGACTACCaccagcagccgccgccggtGCCTCCACACTCGGCCTACTACCAGCAGGCACCCACGCACCAGCCCTCGCCGATGATGGAGCGCAGTGTCAGGGGTCACCAGCAGCCAGGTGGCTACCATCTGGAGGAGGGCACACCCACGCCAACCAGGATCCCATCTCTGCGGCGACAGCGACGCACCTCGGGCAACCAGCAGGTGcacaacagccacagcaaTCTCAATATTAGCCTGAGTcatcacaacaacaacaacaacctgCCGCCGCACCACCAGCATCTGCACCACCATCCCGGCCACCCGGGTGGCCTGGTGGGCATACCCATCGTACCAGGGAGTCCCAGAGTCCAGAGATCGCCGATGCCGAGCAGGGCGATGATCAAGAGGACGCGACTGGGCAGCCACACGGACAACATCTCGTCGGGCAGTCTGAACAGTATTGAGGTGTGA